DNA sequence from the Prolixibacter sp. SD074 genome:
AACCTGCTCAATGAAGAGATCCCGATAGGCATTTTGCCGTTGGGATCGGCCAATGGTTTGGCAACCGAACTGGCTATTCCAGGTACTTTGCCCGAAGCAGTAGAGTTGGCAGTTAATGGACAGACTTCACGGCCAATTGATTTGCTTCGATTTAACCATAAATATCTGGGGATACATTTGGGAGACATTGGTGTCAATGCGTTGATTGTGAAAAACTATGCCAAATCGGGCGATAGGCGAATGGTTGGTTACGCCAGGCATCTGTTTCGCGCATTTCAGGAAAGTGAACTGATGCGGTATACCATCAAAACGCCCGAAGGTGAGTATCAAAAAGAAGGTTACATGTTGGCTTTTGCCAATGCCCGTAAATTTGGGACCGGCATTTATCTCTCACGGAATGGCTCCATGTCGGACGGTCTTTTCGAAATATGCAATTTTCGGAAAATAGAGCCCGAGGACTTGATCAATTTGGGGCTGAGCAAGTTCGAACTGTTTCTCGACGAAGAGATGTATTCCGATGTTATTAGCTGCAAGGAGGCTGAGATTACCATCGACCGGAAAGTTGATTTTCAGATTGACGGTGAATACATTGGCAAATTGGATCATCTGACAATATCGATGGTTGAATCGGCTGTAAAGATCATTGTGGCAGGAGGTGAAGATGAGGAATAAGAAACCGTTATTGCTTAGTTTTCATGCCATTTCAAACGGCAGTACAACATTGGTTTTCGGGCAGTTGATTTATACCCGTTACCGGAAATTTTCATTCACGGATTATTCCCGGATGGAAACCTTCCGGCGATTATCCGCTTTGTATCTGGCCAGCCGATGTCGGAATTGCCGGGTCGAGTTGATTTTTGACTCTGCCGCCATCGAAATGAAAACAGACGGGAACGGTCTTTTTTTCGGTAAGCGAAATTTTAAGAAAACACCGGTTTGCTTAAAGAAAGTTCGCATTTTCGGAAATAAGGAAGTACACATCCCGGAAAATTTGTATACCCGGCAGGTCCGTCATCTGGATGCACATACGCTGGTCATTTCAGATATCGATGATACGTTACTCCATTCGTTTATTTCGAAAAAGCTTCTGAAATTTAAAACCTTAATGTTGACCCGTGTTGAAAAGCGGAAAACCGTTGATAACATGGTCCGGTTGGTGAACCGTTTACACGAAGATGGGGCAGCACTGTTTTACTTATCGAACAGCGAACAAAACCTTTACCCGTTGATTTACCGTTTCCTTCGCCAGAATAACTTACCGCCCGGGCCGGTCTTTCTGAAACACTTCCGGAAAATGCGCCATGTATTAACCGGAAGAAAGCTTCCACGTAAGGATTTACATAAGCTGAAAATTCTCGAAGAAATTATTATGCTTTTCCCGGCTAAAAATTTTGTGTTGGTCGGAGATAATACACAAAATGACCTGAGTATTTATATGCAGGCTGCTACTGATTATCCTAAGCA
Encoded proteins:
- a CDS encoding App1 family protein, giving the protein MRNKKPLLLSFHAISNGSTTLVFGQLIYTRYRKFSFTDYSRMETFRRLSALYLASRCRNCRVELIFDSAAIEMKTDGNGLFFGKRNFKKTPVCLKKVRIFGNKEVHIPENLYTRQVRHLDAHTLVISDIDDTLLHSFISKKLLKFKTLMLTRVEKRKTVDNMVRLVNRLHEDGAALFYLSNSEQNLYPLIYRFLRQNNLPPGPVFLKHFRKMRHVLTGRKLPRKDLHKLKILEEIIMLFPAKNFVLVGDNTQNDLSIYMQAATDYPKQIVEIVIRRVVESEQNQLIVDEVTEELRSRGIGLHYADSFPENLLLQ
- a CDS encoding diacylglycerol kinase family protein, producing MGKILFVINPVSGGIDKDEAVLRIHWLAVREKFDFKFRYTTGVNDDEALRHEIDWYRPDRAVACGGDGTVLLVARNLLNEEIPIGILPLGSANGLATELAIPGTLPEAVELAVNGQTSRPIDLLRFNHKYLGIHLGDIGVNALIVKNYAKSGDRRMVGYARHLFRAFQESELMRYTIKTPEGEYQKEGYMLAFANARKFGTGIYLSRNGSMSDGLFEICNFRKIEPEDLINLGLSKFELFLDEEMYSDVISCKEAEITIDRKVDFQIDGEYIGKLDHLTISMVESAVKIIVAGGEDEE